The following coding sequences lie in one Maribacter forsetii DSM 18668 genomic window:
- a CDS encoding mechanosensitive ion channel produces the protein MNYLENMMTSLSNSVGDFLPTTIGAILILLIGWFIAGFLKRLITKLIKRTNVDSKLGTGKVVLSSFIGKLVYFFIMIFVFMLALEKLGMTSVLDPVKNLLNGFTDYIPNIVGAGLVGYIGYMLATIVSELVGLSGETIQSFVPKLKLPENLDLVNILKKVVFIFIFIPLLITALNILNMDAISVPATHMLEQFFAAIPKIIVAVLILLIFVIGGRFVASLVTDLLESLNLDGIVNRMNLSSLSSNTNLSKLLGNVVYFFIVLFGITTALEKLEFEKLTNVLDTLVGVSGNILFGLVILIIGNWIASTAHKAMAKDESSLFVASIVRMCILAIFLAMGLKTMGIGDEIINMVFGITLGTIAVTIALSFGLGGREAAGKQMERILNKFNKNK, from the coding sequence ATGAATTATTTAGAGAACATGATGACCAGCCTTTCTAACTCAGTCGGCGATTTTTTACCAACTACCATCGGCGCAATACTGATCCTTTTGATAGGATGGTTTATTGCCGGATTTTTGAAAAGGCTTATTACAAAATTAATTAAACGAACCAATGTTGACAGCAAACTTGGAACAGGTAAAGTGGTACTTTCTTCTTTTATTGGAAAATTAGTATACTTCTTTATCATGATTTTTGTGTTTATGCTTGCTTTAGAAAAGTTAGGTATGACGAGCGTTTTAGATCCAGTTAAGAACCTACTTAATGGCTTTACAGATTACATACCAAATATTGTAGGTGCAGGTTTAGTAGGCTATATAGGTTATATGCTAGCTACTATTGTATCTGAATTAGTAGGTCTTTCAGGCGAAACTATACAAAGTTTTGTACCTAAATTAAAACTTCCGGAAAATTTGGATTTAGTAAACATCCTTAAAAAAGTAGTTTTCATTTTTATCTTTATTCCGCTATTGATAACCGCATTGAACATCTTAAATATGGATGCTATCTCTGTTCCTGCAACACATATGCTAGAACAATTTTTTGCTGCCATACCAAAAATCATCGTTGCTGTTCTAATTCTTTTAATCTTCGTTATAGGTGGTAGATTTGTTGCTAGTTTGGTTACAGATTTATTAGAAAGTTTAAATTTAGATGGTATTGTAAACAGAATGAATTTAAGCAGCTTATCATCTAATACAAACCTTTCAAAACTTTTAGGTAATGTTGTTTACTTTTTCATTGTTCTTTTTGGAATTACGACTGCATTAGAAAAACTAGAATTTGAAAAACTTACCAATGTACTTGACACTTTAGTAGGTGTTTCTGGAAATATTCTTTTCGGATTAGTAATTTTAATTATAGGAAATTGGATTGCCTCTACAGCTCACAAAGCTATGGCTAAAGATGAAAGCAGTCTTTTTGTTGCTTCAATTGTAAGAATGTGCATTTTAGCTATTTTCTTAGCAATGGGTCTTAAGACCATGGGTATTGGTGATGAAATTATCAATATGGTTTTTGGTATTACATTGGGTACTATTGCAGTAACCATTGCACTATCATTTGGCTTAGGCGGTAGAGAAGCTGCTGGCAAGCAAATGGAAAGAATTTTAAACAAATTCAATAAGAACAAATAG
- the rlmD gene encoding 23S rRNA (uracil(1939)-C(5))-methyltransferase RlmD, producing MRKKTKRVVFENVTVTDAAAKGKTIGKAPDGRVIFLNNTVPGDVVDVQTTKKRKAYFEGTAINFHSLSDKRVDPVCQHFNVCGGCKWQDMGYEHQLFYKQKEVENNLKRIGHLDLPELTPILGSEQQYFYRNKMEFSFSDSRWLTLEEVRSDNQIEDRNALGFHIPGMWDKILDIKKCHLQKDPSNAIRLETKKFATENGLTFFNPRNQYGLLRTLMIRTSSIGEIMILVQFFEDDKEKRELLLNHLSTTFPEITSLLYVINPKQNDTIYDQEIICFSGRDHIFEEMEGLKFKINAKSFYQTNSEQAYELYKITRNFANLNGDELVYDLYTGTGTIAQFVSKKAKKVIGIESVPEAILDAKANAERNEIENVDFFVGDMKNVFNEQFIAQNGVPDVIITDPPRDGMHKDVVQQILNIAPKKVVYVSCNSATQARDLELMKEMYNITKVQPVDMFPQTHHVENVVLLEKKV from the coding sequence ATGCGAAAAAAGACAAAGCGAGTAGTTTTTGAAAATGTAACGGTAACTGATGCTGCTGCAAAAGGAAAAACTATTGGTAAAGCCCCAGATGGTAGGGTTATTTTCTTAAATAACACCGTACCTGGCGACGTGGTAGATGTACAAACTACAAAAAAAAGAAAAGCTTATTTTGAAGGAACTGCTATTAATTTTCACAGTCTTTCAGATAAAAGAGTAGACCCGGTTTGTCAGCATTTTAATGTTTGTGGAGGTTGTAAATGGCAAGATATGGGCTATGAACACCAACTTTTTTACAAGCAGAAAGAAGTAGAGAATAACCTAAAAAGAATAGGTCATTTAGATTTGCCAGAGCTAACACCTATACTTGGTTCAGAACAACAATACTTCTACAGAAACAAAATGGAATTTTCTTTTTCTGACAGTCGTTGGTTAACGCTAGAAGAAGTAAGATCAGATAATCAAATAGAAGATAGAAATGCCTTAGGTTTTCATATACCAGGCATGTGGGACAAGATTTTGGACATTAAAAAATGTCATTTACAAAAAGACCCATCAAACGCAATACGTTTAGAGACTAAAAAATTTGCCACTGAAAACGGATTAACATTTTTTAATCCAAGAAACCAATATGGATTGCTACGTACATTAATGATACGTACTAGTTCTATAGGTGAAATAATGATTTTAGTTCAGTTTTTTGAAGATGATAAAGAGAAAAGAGAATTGCTTTTAAATCATCTTTCTACAACTTTCCCAGAGATTACATCATTATTATATGTAATCAATCCAAAACAGAACGATACTATTTACGATCAAGAGATTATCTGTTTTTCTGGTAGAGATCATATTTTCGAAGAAATGGAAGGACTAAAATTTAAAATCAATGCCAAGTCTTTTTATCAAACGAATTCAGAGCAAGCTTACGAGCTTTATAAAATCACCAGAAATTTTGCAAATTTAAATGGTGATGAATTGGTGTATGATTTATACACAGGTACAGGTACCATTGCACAATTTGTTTCTAAAAAAGCTAAAAAAGTAATAGGTATAGAATCGGTACCTGAAGCAATTTTAGATGCCAAGGCAAACGCAGAGCGAAACGAAATTGAAAACGTTGATTTCTTTGTTGGCGATATGAAAAATGTTTTCAACGAACAATTTATTGCTCAAAATGGTGTGCCAGATGTTATTATTACCGATCCTCCACGAGATGGAATGCATAAAGATGTAGTTCAGCAAATATTGAACATTGCACCTAAAAAAGTTGTTTACGTAAGCTGTAATAGCGCTACACAGGCAAGAGATTTAGAACTAATGAAAGAGATGTACAATATAACCAAGGTTCAGCCTGTAGACATGTTTCCGC